From the genome of Marinitoga sp. 38H-ov:
TACTTCATTTAATGTTTCAATTGATTTAACTAATACTGGTGTATGTCCAATCTTTTCAATCATATTTGCATGTTCTCTAATATCTCCTTGAACAGCTAATACACCAATTTTCAAATTTACCATCCTCTTTCTTGTAATTTTACATCTAATTGATCAATTTCTAATCCTTCCATTGCTTCTCCTATATCTTCACTTATTTGAGCTAATTTTTCTGGATCATCATAATGTAATACAGCTTCAACTATTGCTCTTGCCATTTTCTTTGGTTCTTTTGATTTGAATATACCTGATCCTACAAATACGCCATCTGCACCTAATAACATCATTAATGCAGCATCTGCAGGTGTTGCAACTCCACCAGCAGCAAAGTTAACTACAGGTAATCTTCCTAATTTTTTAACTTCTGAAACCAAATCAACAGGAGCACCTATTTGTTTTGCATATGTTACTAATTCTTCATCAGGCATATTTTGTACTAATCTTACTTCATCCATTACTTGTCTCATATGTTTTACTGCTTCCACTACATTTCCTGTTCCAGCTTCACCTTTTGTTCTTATCATTGCTGCACCTTCAGCAATTCTTCTTAATGCTTCACCTAAGTTTCTTGCACCACATACAAAAGGTACTTTGTAATCATGTTTATTTAAATGATATTTATCATCAGCAGGTGTTAAAACTTCTGATTCATCAATAAAATCTACACCTAATGCTTCTAATATTCTAGCTTCTGCTATATGTCCAATTCTAACTTTAGCCATAACAGGAATAGATACAGCTTCCATTATTTCTTTTATTTTTGATATACTTGCCATTCTGGCTACTCCACCAGCTTTTCTAATATCTGCTGGTACTCTTTCAAGAGCCATAACCGCAACTGCTCCAGCTTCCTCAGCAATTTTTGCTTGTTCAGCTGTAGTTACATCCATTATAACCCCGTTTTTAAACATTTCAGCAAAACCTTTTTTTACAACCCATGTTCCTTTTTCCATTTTAACTCCTCCTTTAATTTATATACTATTACATTTTATATATTATTACATTGTTCATCCCAATAATTTTTATCTACTACCGATAGTCTAGAGAAATCTCCTTTTTTTCTTCCAACCTTAGCACAATGTTTTTTATTTACTTCTACTATATCAGCTGTAAAGTCTACTTTTTCTCTTAATAGTTTTGATCCAACTCCATATGTATCTACTGGTACATCAAGCATTTCAAATAATTTTATTTTTTCTGCATCAAATCCACCAGATACTATTATTTTTAAGTCTTTTAATCCATATTCATCAAATACTTTTCTTGCTTTCCATACTAACTCAGGATTTACACCTAATGAGGATTTATCTCTTGGTGTAACACTTTTGTCCCTTAAACTTCCTGAGGTATCAAATCTTACACCCCATATTTTGTTTTTCCCTGGTCCAATTATTTTTGTTACATCACTAATTCCTGGTTTGTATTTTTCACCTGTTATATGTTCATAGAATCTTGCTACAACATTTAATGTTGTACCTATTACATCATTATCCCAATCTACTAATACCATTCTATTTACACTAGATTCTATATGTTTGTCAAATGCTATTGCAGCTGCAGCTGTATCTCCTTCATATGATGCTATTAATGCATGAGGTATTGTACCTAATGATTCTATACCCCAATAATCTGCATTTGCATCTGTAGATACCCCAAATGCACCAGCTTTCAGTGCAGCATATCCATCTGTTGCTTGTACCCAAAAATGATCAAATCTTGCACTAAAGAATAATATTGGTTTTCCATTTGCTACTTCTACTACTTTTTTTACAGCTGTTGCTGTTGATGTTGCTCTAGCTAATACGCCTAATAATACTGTTTCTAAATATCCAAAATATGCAGGATCTCCTTCTATGGTTAATATAGGTTCCATATTTTTTGCTTCATCACCATCATATAATGCTTTTACTTCTATTTCATCCCATTTATCCACCCATAGGTCATTTAACATCATTCTTAAATCCCATTTTTTTGCAGTTATATTTAATAATTCATCTTTGTCCATATTATGTGCAGCATTTTGTAATGCTTTTTCTAAATCTAAGATTTCATTGAATAATTCATTTGCTTTTTCCTCATCCTTATAATACCCAGTTCCAAATCTAAGTATTGCAAGAGCTTCATCAATACCAACTACTACACAATCTTGCCTTGGAAAGTATTGGTATAATACATTTACATGCCTATTGTCTTTTTTTAATACTTCTACATATCTTGTAAAATACTTATCAGAATAATATCCCATTCTAATTCTGTCTATAGGCACTTTAAATATTTTCGGATGTAATCTTTTTGACATTTGAATCACCTCAAAATAATTTTTACTATTGTCATAATAACTATAATATTGTTATTATTTAAATATTGATAACAATATTTATTATATATTTATATTTATTCTTAAATGTTTTATATAAGTTAAAATTCGTTACATACTTTTTCCCTTTTTATAATTATACCTTCTGTTTCTAATAAGTATCTTTTTAATGGTTCTCCACCACCATATTTTCCAATTTCACCATTGCTTTTTATCACTCTGTGGCATGGAAATATTAATGGAATTCTATTATTTGCCATTACTGTTCCCACAGCTCTTGCTGCATTTGGATATCCTGCAAGTATTGCAAGCCCTTTGTATGATACTACATTTCCAAATTTTACGTTTTTTAAAGCTATTAATACTCTTTTTTCAAAATCATTTTTAAATGTTATTTCATATGGTATTTCATCTAATACATCATTTCCATCTAAATATTCCTTTATCTTATAATAAAAATTATTTGTATATTCATCATAATAATCGTCTAATATTTCATTAGATAATTCTATTTGAATTATTTTATTTTCTCTAACATATCCAATTATACTACCTACTTTTGTACTTACTATGAAATTTTTCATATTTATCCCCCATTTCTTTTTTCTTTATGTAGTATACCAGAAATTTTTATATATTCATATACTAAATTATTTCAAATATTGCCAAATATTTCTTAATATTTCATTTTTTCTTTCAATTATATTAAAATCTATAATATGAAAAATTTTTCATATTATTGTACCTCCAAATAATTATAACATTATATTTAGAAAACATAATCAAGTATTTTCCATAATATTTTCTATGTTTTTTCTAATATGAAATATATTAAACATTTGATATATATGAAATATATTAAACATTTGATATATTAATTCGTTTTTAAAAAATATATACATATTCACAAAGTACTTGAAATATATTGAGTTAAGTGTTAAAATATATAAACGGTAAAGGTAGCAACTATTTGATACATAATGTGGTAAAATGATATAGGGCATATTAACTTAAAAATAGTTTTAATAAGGAGACTATTATGAGAAGATTTCCTAAGATAATAGACTTAATTATATTGTTTTCATTAAATTTCATATTATTTCAATATTCATGGTATTTATCTATATTGATATCTATAGCAATATTTTTGGGTTTTTATGCTTTTAGAGTATATGATATTGAAACAATGAATTCGCTAAATGAATCTGTTATACGAATATTTGCTGGTTTTATTCTAGGTTCTGTTTTAATATTATTAATATATCCTTTTTTTGATAATATAATTACAAGAGATACCTTTTTTTATAACTTCATTTTTAGTCTTATTATTTTTCCATCAATACATAAGATAGAGTATTCACTTTTTGAAAAACACGCAAATCAAAAGAGATATCTTGTTATAGGAAGAGAGGATGAAATAGGTAATGTATTAAAAGAATTAGAAGAAAAAACATTGAATAAACTAAAGTTTGTTGATTACATTAACCCTTCACCTATAACCTTAGATGAATTAGTAAATGATGGATTTTCTATATATGAAGTTAATAGGATTAATAAGATTATAAGGTTTGTAAATAAGGAAGAAAAACACAAGTATGATGCAATATTAATAACTGATCCTAAATTAGAGGAAAATGTAAAAGATAAGCTTGATGAGTATAAGGAATTGGGAATAGAAATTGAATATTTACCAAATCTTGTAGAAAAATATTTAAAAAGAATTCCTTTAGAAGTTGCTATAAAATTCAAAGAATATTATTCTGTTATTTTTGAACATGATTATGAATCTCCTGCTAAAAGGATTATTGATGTAATTGGTTCTTCAATTGCTTTAATTATTTTCTCACCATTTATGATGATAACAACAATAATGATATTTATAGAAGATAGAACACCTATTGTCTTTAAGCAAGAAAGAATTGGTAAAAATGAAAAGCCTTTTACAATGCATAAGTTTAGGAGTATGAAGAATGTAAAAACAAATGGACCTAAATTTGCTGATGATGAAAAAGATAGAATATTGAAAGTTGGAAAATTAATTAGACCTATTAGAATTGATGAAACCTTACAGTTTATAAACATATTTAAAGGAGATATGTCTTTAGTTGGGCCTAGACCAGAACAAATTCCTTTTGTTAAGGAGTTTAATAAGGGGATTCCTTTTTATTATGCAAGACACAAGGTTAAACCTGGATTGACAGGATGGGCACAAATAATGTTTAAATATGCTTCATCGCAAGAAGATACAAAAATAAAACTCAGTTATGATTTATATTATGTAAAAAACAGATCAACATTATTTGATTTAAGAATAATACTACAAACAATAGAAGCAGTGTTTTGGAAGAGGGGAGCGAAATAATGTACAATATTGCTTTAATTAGTTTTTCGAATAACTACGATATGCAAAAATATGTATTTTCATTATATGAAAGTTTAAAGGAAAAATATAAAGGTAAAATCGTTACTCTGACAAGTCAAAAGACATATTTTGATATTAATTATGATGACAATAATTTCTTTATCAATGTTCCAAAAAGACCAGGGCTTGAATTTAAAACATTTAATTTTTTTGAAATAAAAAAGATTATTAAGGTTTTAAAATCAAAAAGAATTGATCTAATATACTTTCTATCATCGCATGTTTGGAATATTTTTTTGATAAATACACTAAAAAAATATGGAGTTAAAATAATTCATAGTATTCATGATCCAATACCCCATGAAGGAGAAAAGGATTCAAATAATGTTAGAATATATAATAAATATATTTCAAAAAAATCAGATATAGTTATATTACATAGTGAAAAGTTGAAAATACCATTTATAAAAACTTATTCGATTTCAAATACCAAAGTAAAAGTTATTCCCTTATGGCATGAATGGAAGCCTTTTCATAAAATAGAACAAAACAAAAATAAGGTCCTTTTTTTTGGAAGAATAAACCCTTATAAAGGTGTTGAAAATATAATTGAATTAGCTAAACTAAACAATAATATTATATTTGATATTGTAGGAAAAATCTCAAAAAAACTAGAGCATCTTAAAATTGAATTAAAAAAGTATAAAAATATTAATTTGGTAGATGAGTATGTTGATGAATATACAATGGATAAATTTTTTTATGATAATCAGATTACAATTTTACCTTATAATAGTGCTACTCAATCAGGTGTTGTTGTAGAATCATATAGGCACTCAAGACCAATAATTGGTTTTAATGTTGGTGCAATTTCAGAACAGGTCCCACTAGAGTTTAGAGATTTTTTTCTATTGGAAAGTGGCGATATTATTGCTTTGAATAATACACTAAAAAAATACTTAAATTTAAGTATTAAAGAGAAAAACTATATTTGTAAAGCTTTTTATGATTATGGATTTAATAAATTTTCGGTATTAAAAGCTAGTGAATTTTTTTTGCAACTTATTAGAAATATTGAGATTGATGAAAGGAGATAAATATGACGTTATCGTTTTTATTAATGACAAATGATAGACTTGAAGAGTTGAAGGAAGCGTTAGATTCAATATATGAAACAATTACATTAAATAAAAAATATGATTATGAAATAGTAATTTTATTAAATGGTAGTAAAGAAGAATATCAATCCCAAATAAGGAATTTTATTTCTGAAAAAATGGACAAAATTAAGCACAATATTATTTATTCTAAAAAAAATGTTGGAGTAGCCGAAGGAAGGAATATCTTATTCAAGAATTCAAAAGCTGATGTATTGATTTTTTTAGATGATGATGCTGAAATAATTAATAAAAAGAGTTTTATTGGTAATATTTTTTCTATAAAGAATAAAAACCCAAAAATTGGAATTATTAGTGTAAAATCATTAGGAATGGGGGGAAATATCAGAAATAAAGAAATACCGCTAACTAAATTAAATAAAAATGGGAATAAATCTTTTTTTACTTATCATTTTGTAGGTGTTGGTCATATTATTTTTAGAGAAGCAGTTAAAAATGAAAAGGAACTTTATCCTTCAAATTTGTTTTATGGTATGGAAGAATATTATTTAAGTTATAAAGTAATTAATAATGGTTTTAAAATTTATTACTCTAATGATTTAATTGTTTTACATAAAAAGAGCGATAAAACAAGATTAAAACCTATAGAATATTATATACATTTAGCATCAAATAAAATTTTCATAGGTAGTTTATTAGGGGATACGAAGTTATTAATAAGTCATTTTATACTTTGGAATATTTGGGGTATTTTAAAATGTAAAAATTTTATATGTTTAATAAAAATAATTAAAAGATTTAATCAATTAAATTACTCAAAAGAAAAATACAAAATAGAATTATCAAAAGGAGCAAAAAAATACATAAAGAATGTGGGGGGGAAGTATTGGTACTAAATATATTTAGTGTCGTTACAATATTATACTTTATTATATCTATATATATTTTTTGGGAAAAAAATATATTTTTTTTATTTTATTTTCAATTTCTTTATTTATTTTATTTTTATATAGGGGTTGTATATTATGTTTATAAAGAAGGTAGTTTAAATTATGAATTAGTTTTATTTTCTTTTTTTACAAATATATTTTTTGTTCTATTTTTCCTTATAGGAAGAAGAATATTTAAATTGAAAAAAGCGCCTTTTTACTATAGTTATAATAGAGTAATTATATATAGCATAATATTATTAGTATTTTTTATATGTCTCTATTATTTTTATGGATTTCCGATAGTATCAAAAAATCCATATTTGGCTAGACTATTTTTAATAAGAGGATATAAAAAATATTTAATATATTATTCTTTCCCTATATTTATGATGATATTATCTAAAAAATTTCTTGAAAAACATATATTATTATCCTTGTTTTTATTCATTTTTTTAATGAGTGTATATATAAACACAGCATTTTTAAGTTTTACTATTTATTTACCATTATACATATTATTATTTATACTGTTTTATAATAAATCGTTTATTCACAGAAAA
Proteins encoded in this window:
- a CDS encoding glycosyltransferase, with protein sequence MTLSFLLMTNDRLEELKEALDSIYETITLNKKYDYEIVILLNGSKEEYQSQIRNFISEKMDKIKHNIIYSKKNVGVAEGRNILFKNSKADVLIFLDDDAEIINKKSFIGNIFSIKNKNPKIGIISVKSLGMGGNIRNKEIPLTKLNKNGNKSFFTYHFVGVGHIIFREAVKNEKELYPSNLFYGMEEYYLSYKVINNGFKIYYSNDLIVLHKKSDKTRLKPIEYYIHLASNKIFIGSLLGDTKLLISHFILWNIWGILKCKNFICLIKIIKRFNQLNYSKEKYKIELSKGAKKYIKNVGGKYWY
- the pdxS gene encoding pyridoxal 5'-phosphate synthase lyase subunit PdxS, which gives rise to MEKGTWVVKKGFAEMFKNGVIMDVTTAEQAKIAEEAGAVAVMALERVPADIRKAGGVARMASISKIKEIMEAVSIPVMAKVRIGHIAEARILEALGVDFIDESEVLTPADDKYHLNKHDYKVPFVCGARNLGEALRRIAEGAAMIRTKGEAGTGNVVEAVKHMRQVMDEVRLVQNMPDEELVTYAKQIGAPVDLVSEVKKLGRLPVVNFAAGGVATPADAALMMLLGADGVFVGSGIFKSKEPKKMARAIVEAVLHYDDPEKLAQISEDIGEAMEGLEIDQLDVKLQERGW
- a CDS encoding glycosyltransferase family 4 protein, whose protein sequence is MYNIALISFSNNYDMQKYVFSLYESLKEKYKGKIVTLTSQKTYFDINYDDNNFFINVPKRPGLEFKTFNFFEIKKIIKVLKSKRIDLIYFLSSHVWNIFLINTLKKYGVKIIHSIHDPIPHEGEKDSNNVRIYNKYISKKSDIVILHSEKLKIPFIKTYSISNTKVKVIPLWHEWKPFHKIEQNKNKVLFFGRINPYKGVENIIELAKLNNNIIFDIVGKISKKLEHLKIELKKYKNINLVDEYVDEYTMDKFFYDNQITILPYNSATQSGVVVESYRHSRPIIGFNVGAISEQVPLEFRDFFLLESGDIIALNNTLKKYLNLSIKEKNYICKAFYDYGFNKFSVLKASEFFLQLIRNIEIDERR
- a CDS encoding MGMT family protein, with the translated sequence MKNFIVSTKVGSIIGYVRENKIIQIELSNEILDDYYDEYTNNFYYKIKEYLDGNDVLDEIPYEITFKNDFEKRVLIALKNVKFGNVVSYKGLAILAGYPNAARAVGTVMANNRIPLIFPCHRVIKSNGEIGKYGGGEPLKRYLLETEGIIIKREKVCNEF
- a CDS encoding nicotinate phosphoribosyltransferase codes for the protein MSKRLHPKIFKVPIDRIRMGYYSDKYFTRYVEVLKKDNRHVNVLYQYFPRQDCVVVGIDEALAILRFGTGYYKDEEKANELFNEILDLEKALQNAAHNMDKDELLNITAKKWDLRMMLNDLWVDKWDEIEVKALYDGDEAKNMEPILTIEGDPAYFGYLETVLLGVLARATSTATAVKKVVEVANGKPILFFSARFDHFWVQATDGYAALKAGAFGVSTDANADYWGIESLGTIPHALIASYEGDTAAAAIAFDKHIESSVNRMVLVDWDNDVIGTTLNVVARFYEHITGEKYKPGISDVTKIIGPGKNKIWGVRFDTSGSLRDKSVTPRDKSSLGVNPELVWKARKVFDEYGLKDLKIIVSGGFDAEKIKLFEMLDVPVDTYGVGSKLLREKVDFTADIVEVNKKHCAKVGRKKGDFSRLSVVDKNYWDEQCNNI
- a CDS encoding sugar transferase, whose amino-acid sequence is MRRFPKIIDLIILFSLNFILFQYSWYLSILISIAIFLGFYAFRVYDIETMNSLNESVIRIFAGFILGSVLILLIYPFFDNIITRDTFFYNFIFSLIIFPSIHKIEYSLFEKHANQKRYLVIGREDEIGNVLKELEEKTLNKLKFVDYINPSPITLDELVNDGFSIYEVNRINKIIRFVNKEEKHKYDAILITDPKLEENVKDKLDEYKELGIEIEYLPNLVEKYLKRIPLEVAIKFKEYYSVIFEHDYESPAKRIIDVIGSSIALIIFSPFMMITTIMIFIEDRTPIVFKQERIGKNEKPFTMHKFRSMKNVKTNGPKFADDEKDRILKVGKLIRPIRIDETLQFINIFKGDMSLVGPRPEQIPFVKEFNKGIPFYYARHKVKPGLTGWAQIMFKYASSQEDTKIKLSYDLYYVKNRSTLFDLRIILQTIEAVFWKRGAK